One window of Nocardia sp. NBC_00508 genomic DNA carries:
- a CDS encoding ABC transporter ATP-binding protein, with protein sequence MTAASGSAVSVDGVVKRYGETTAVDGLTFEVESAQVLALLGPNGAGKTTTVEMCEGFTAPDAGAVRVLGLDPIADSERLRPRIGVMLQGGGAYPGARAGEMLDLVAAYSADPLDPDWLLRTLGLQDNRRTPYRRLSGGQQQRLALACALVGKPEIVFLDEPTAGLDAQARLMVWELIDALRRDGVTVVLTTHMMDEAEQLADQLVIIDHGRIVASGTPAEVTAHGAAGQLRFCAPPKLNLDLLKTALPEGFAPRETAPGTYLVEGEINPQVLATVTAWCARMNVLATDIRIDQRRLEDVFLELTGRDLRG encoded by the coding sequence CCGCCGTCAGCGTCGACGGTGTTGTCAAGCGTTACGGCGAGACGACGGCGGTGGACGGCCTGACGTTCGAGGTCGAATCCGCGCAGGTGCTCGCGCTGCTCGGACCGAACGGTGCGGGCAAGACCACGACGGTGGAGATGTGCGAGGGATTCACCGCGCCGGACGCGGGTGCGGTGCGGGTGCTCGGGCTGGATCCGATCGCCGATTCCGAACGGCTTCGCCCCCGTATCGGCGTCATGCTCCAAGGCGGCGGTGCGTATCCGGGTGCGCGGGCGGGCGAGATGCTCGACTTGGTGGCCGCCTACTCCGCCGATCCGCTCGACCCCGACTGGCTGCTTCGCACGCTCGGCCTCCAGGACAACCGGCGCACTCCCTACCGCCGTCTCTCCGGCGGCCAGCAGCAGCGGCTCGCGCTGGCCTGTGCGCTGGTGGGCAAGCCAGAGATCGTGTTCCTGGACGAACCCACCGCGGGCCTGGACGCTCAGGCCAGGCTGATGGTCTGGGAGCTGATCGACGCCCTGCGCCGGGACGGCGTCACCGTCGTGCTCACCACGCACATGATGGACGAGGCCGAGCAACTCGCCGACCAGTTGGTGATCATCGACCACGGCCGCATCGTCGCCTCCGGCACCCCCGCCGAGGTCACCGCGCACGGGGCAGCCGGGCAGCTGCGGTTCTGCGCGCCGCCCAAACTGAACTTGGACCTGCTGAAGACGGCGTTGCCGGAAGGCTTCGCGCCCAGGGAGACCGCGCCGGGCACGTATCTGGTGGAGGGCGAGATCAATCCGCAGGTGCTCGCGACCGTCACCGCGTGGTGCGCGCGAATGAACGTGCTGGCCACCGACATCCGGATCGATCAGCGCCGTCTCGAGGACGTCTTCCTGGAACTGACCGGACGGGATCTCCGCGGATGA
- the pip gene encoding prolyl aminopeptidase — MSPPDPEPGAPQPFPDLEPYAHGLLDVGDGQRIYWETSGNPTGKPALVVHGGPGGGGRRGARKSFDPEIYRIVLFDQRGCGESLPHASDPTVGLADNTTDHLIADMERLREHLGIDRWLLFGGSWGSTLILAYAQRHPERVSEIVLVGVTMTRPEEIDWLYRGVARLLPEQWALFRAGVPLGDRDGDLVDAYRRLMESPDPATRALAARRWCTWEDAVIAHENLGSPGQYSAKPDAARLAFVRICTHYFANAAWLEDGQLLRDAHRLAGIPGVLIHGRLDLSGPLYTAWQLAEAWPDAELQVIEDSGHTGSPAMRTAVLQAIDRFAR; from the coding sequence GTGTCCCCGCCCGACCCGGAACCCGGAGCGCCCCAGCCGTTTCCCGACCTCGAGCCGTACGCCCACGGGCTGCTCGACGTCGGCGACGGCCAGCGGATCTACTGGGAGACCAGCGGTAATCCCACCGGCAAACCGGCGCTGGTCGTGCACGGCGGCCCCGGCGGCGGAGGACGGCGAGGCGCGCGGAAGTCGTTCGACCCGGAGATCTATCGGATCGTCCTGTTCGATCAACGCGGCTGCGGGGAAAGCCTGCCGCACGCCTCCGATCCCACGGTCGGGCTGGCGGACAACACCACCGACCATCTGATCGCCGATATGGAACGGCTGCGCGAGCACCTCGGGATTGATCGGTGGCTGCTGTTCGGCGGTTCCTGGGGTTCCACGCTGATCCTCGCCTACGCCCAGCGCCATCCGGAGCGGGTCAGCGAGATCGTGCTGGTCGGGGTGACGATGACCAGGCCCGAAGAGATCGACTGGCTCTATCGCGGCGTGGCGAGGCTGCTGCCCGAGCAGTGGGCGCTGTTCCGCGCCGGCGTTCCGCTCGGCGACCGCGACGGCGATCTCGTCGACGCCTATCGCAGGCTGATGGAAAGCCCCGACCCGGCGACGCGGGCGCTGGCGGCGCGGCGCTGGTGCACCTGGGAAGACGCCGTGATCGCCCACGAAAACCTCGGCAGCCCAGGGCAATACAGCGCCAAGCCGGATGCGGCGCGACTGGCCTTCGTGCGGATCTGCACGCACTACTTCGCCAACGCCGCGTGGCTGGAGGACGGGCAGCTACTGCGTGACGCACACCGGCTCGCGGGCATCCCCGGCGTGCTGATCCACGGCAGACTCGACCTGAGTGGCCCGCTGTACACCGCCTGGCAGCTGGCCGAGGCGTGGCCGGACGCCGAACTGCAGGTCATCGAGGATTCCGGGCATACAGGCAGCCCAGCGATGCGCACCGCCGTCCTGCAGGCGATCGACCGGTTCGCCCGCTAG
- a CDS encoding COX15/CtaA family protein, producing MLYRAFLRLVDKLPLPSLRVQRLIAVAVILSQAGISVTGAVVRVTASGLGCPTWPQCFPGSFTPVAVSEVPAIHQAVEFSNRLLTFVVSLCAGLIVLAVTRARRRREVLAYAWLMPGGTVVQAIIGGITVRTGLLWWTVATHLLASMVMVWLAVVLYAKIGEPDDGIDTVQAPAPLRWLTGFTGVALGAVLIAGTLVTAAGPHAGDKSIERPVARLEVEIVTLVHLHSQLLVGYLALLVGLAFGLFAVGITPAVRTRLLVLLGLVCSQALVGVVQYFTDVPAALVVVHVGGAAACTAGTAALWAALRTRERVAAPTPDPATHAA from the coding sequence GTGCTGTATCGCGCGTTCCTGCGACTCGTCGACAAGCTGCCGCTGCCCTCGCTGCGGGTGCAGCGCCTGATCGCAGTCGCGGTGATCCTCTCCCAGGCGGGTATCTCGGTCACCGGCGCTGTCGTGCGGGTCACCGCATCCGGTCTCGGTTGCCCGACCTGGCCGCAGTGCTTCCCGGGCAGCTTCACGCCGGTCGCGGTGTCCGAGGTTCCGGCCATCCACCAGGCCGTGGAGTTCTCCAATCGGCTGCTCACCTTCGTCGTCTCGCTGTGCGCCGGGCTGATCGTGCTCGCGGTGACGCGGGCGCGCCGTCGCCGCGAGGTGCTGGCGTACGCGTGGCTGATGCCCGGCGGCACCGTCGTGCAGGCGATCATCGGCGGCATCACCGTGCGCACCGGACTGCTGTGGTGGACCGTCGCGACGCACCTGCTCGCGTCCATGGTGATGGTCTGGCTCGCCGTGGTGCTGTACGCGAAGATCGGCGAACCCGATGACGGCATCGACACCGTGCAGGCGCCCGCGCCGCTGCGCTGGCTCACCGGATTCACCGGCGTCGCGCTCGGCGCGGTCTTGATCGCGGGCACGCTGGTGACCGCGGCGGGTCCGCACGCGGGCGACAAGAGCATCGAGCGTCCCGTCGCGCGGCTCGAAGTCGAGATCGTCACGCTGGTGCACCTGCACTCGCAACTGCTGGTCGGATATCTCGCGCTGCTGGTCGGCCTGGCGTTCGGCCTGTTCGCCGTCGGCATCACGCCCGCGGTTCGCACCCGGCTGCTGGTGCTGCTCGGCTTGGTCTGCTCGCAGGCGCTGGTCGGCGTCGTGCAGTATTTCACCGATGTGCCCGCGGCTCTGGTCGTCGTGCATGTGGGCGGGGCCGCGGCCTGCACCGCCGGGACCGCGGCGCTCTGGGCCGCGCTGCGCACCAGGGAGCGGGTCGCCGCGCCGACGCCCGACCCGGCGACACACGCAGCCTGA
- a CDS encoding ABC transporter permease: MSTHDSAANRFAPGTFTPGPRPSSRAAMMLAQTRIELILLLRNGEQLLLTMFIPITLLIGLSLLPFGDLGAHRVDTIVPAVMMVAVMSTAFTGQAIAVGFDRRYGALKRLGATALPRWGVITGKSAAVLIVVVLQAILLGVIGLALGWRPEPVGLLLGAAVIALGTATFAAMGLLLGGTLKAEVVLALANILWFVMLGVASTVFAADDLPTAVNVLARLVPSGALAVALEDAMGNSVDWFGLAVLAGWGAVSGVLATRLFRFH; encoded by the coding sequence ATGAGCACGCACGATTCGGCCGCCAACCGCTTCGCGCCCGGCACCTTCACCCCTGGCCCGCGGCCGAGTTCCCGCGCGGCGATGATGCTCGCGCAGACTCGGATCGAGCTGATCCTATTGCTGCGCAACGGCGAACAACTGCTGCTGACCATGTTCATTCCGATCACCCTGCTGATCGGCCTGAGCCTGCTGCCGTTCGGCGACCTCGGCGCACATCGGGTCGACACGATCGTGCCCGCCGTGATGATGGTGGCCGTCATGTCCACCGCGTTCACCGGACAGGCCATCGCGGTCGGGTTCGACCGCCGTTACGGCGCGCTCAAGCGGCTCGGCGCGACGGCGCTGCCGCGCTGGGGCGTCATCACGGGCAAGAGCGCGGCCGTGCTCATCGTCGTCGTGTTGCAGGCGATCCTGCTCGGCGTGATCGGCCTCGCGCTGGGCTGGCGACCCGAACCCGTGGGGCTGCTGCTCGGCGCCGCGGTGATCGCGCTCGGCACCGCCACGTTCGCTGCGATGGGCCTGCTGCTCGGCGGCACCCTCAAGGCCGAGGTGGTGCTCGCGCTGGCGAACATCCTGTGGTTCGTGATGCTCGGCGTCGCCAGCACCGTGTTCGCCGCCGACGACCTGCCGACCGCGGTGAACGTGCTGGCCCGGCTGGTGCCCTCGGGCGCGCTGGCGGTCGCCTTGGAGGACGCGATGGGCAACAGCGTCGACTGGTTCGGCTTGGCCGTGCTCGCGGGGTGGGGCGCGGTGTCCGGGGTCCTGGCGACCCGCCTGTTCCGCTTTCACTGA